One genomic segment of Fusobacterium nucleatum includes these proteins:
- a CDS encoding GrpB family protein, which yields MGKKLSELTLEELWQLFPIILTEHKDYWKEWYKEEESLLKKMLSAQNIMRISHIGSTAINGIWAKPTIDILIEIPKESKISKIKNILLENNYLLMNETEDWISLNKGYTENGFAEKVFHIHLRYIGNNNELYFRDYLNEYPKIAKEYEKLKLNLWKKFKHNRDAYTEAKTEFISKYTELARRKYKERY from the coding sequence ATGGGAAAGAAACTTTCTGAGCTAACACTTGAAGAATTATGGCAATTATTTCCTATAATTCTAACGGAACATAAAGATTATTGGAAAGAATGGTATAAAGAAGAGGAAAGTTTATTAAAAAAAATGTTATCTGCCCAGAATATTATGAGAATAAGCCATATAGGAAGTACTGCTATAAATGGAATATGGGCAAAGCCTACAATAGATATTCTTATTGAAATACCAAAAGAAAGTAAAATTTCTAAAATAAAAAATATTTTATTAGAAAATAATTATTTACTTATGAATGAAACAGAAGACTGGATATCACTGAATAAAGGCTACACTGAAAACGGGTTTGCAGAAAAAGTGTTTCATATACATTTAAGATATATTGGAAATAATAATGAGTTATATTTTAGAGATTACTTAAATGAATATCCTAAAATAGCAAAGGAATATGAAAAATTAAAACTAAATTTATGGAAAAAATTTAAACATAATCGTGATGCTTATACAGAAGCAAAGACTGAATTTATAAGTAAATATACAGAACTTGCTAGAAGAAAATATAAAGAGAGATATTGA
- the cbiD gene encoding cobalt-precorrin-5B (C(1))-methyltransferase CbiD: MEEKELKNGYTTGTCATAAVKVALEALIYGKKATEVDITTLNYTNLKIPVQKLRVRNNFASCAIQKYAGDDPDVTNGISICAKVQLVKELPKVDRGAYYDNCVIIGGRGVGLVTKKGLQIAVGKSAINPGPQKMITSVVNEILDSSDEKVIITIYVPEGRAKALKTYNPKMGVIGGISVLGTTGIVKAMSEDALKKSTFAELKVMREDKNRDWVIFAFGNYGERHCQKIGLDTEQMIIISNFVGFMIEAAVKLEFKKIIMLGHIAKAIKVAGGIFNTHSRVADGRMETMASCAFLVDEKPEIIRKILASNTIEEACDYIENKEIYHLIANRVAFKMQEYARADIEVSAAIFSFKGETIGESDNYQRMVGECGAIK, translated from the coding sequence ATGGAAGAAAAAGAATTAAAAAATGGTTATACAACAGGAACTTGTGCAACAGCAGCAGTAAAAGTCGCTTTGGAAGCATTAATCTATGGTAAAAAAGCCACTGAAGTTGATATAACAACATTAAATTACACAAATTTAAAAATACCAGTTCAAAAGTTGAGAGTTAGAAATAATTTTGCAAGTTGTGCTATACAAAAGTATGCTGGTGATGACCCTGATGTTACAAATGGAATAAGTATTTGTGCTAAGGTGCAATTAGTAAAAGAACTTCCAAAAGTTGACAGGGGTGCATACTATGATAATTGTGTAATTATTGGTGGTAGAGGAGTTGGACTTGTAACCAAAAAAGGTTTACAAATAGCAGTAGGAAAATCTGCAATAAATCCTGGACCTCAAAAAATGATAACTTCTGTTGTAAATGAAATTTTAGATAGCAGTGATGAAAAGGTTATAATAACAATTTATGTTCCAGAAGGAAGAGCAAAGGCATTAAAAACATATAATCCTAAAATGGGGGTTATAGGTGGAATATCAGTTTTAGGTACAACTGGAATAGTTAAGGCTATGAGTGAAGATGCTTTAAAAAAATCAACGTTTGCAGAACTTAAAGTTATGAGAGAAGATAAAAATAGAGATTGGGTTATTTTTGCCTTTGGTAACTATGGAGAAAGACATTGTCAAAAAATTGGACTTGATACTGAGCAAATGATAATTATAAGTAACTTTGTTGGTTTTATGATAGAAGCTGCTGTGAAGTTAGAGTTTAAGAAAATAATAATGTTAGGACATATTGCAAAAGCAATTAAGGTTGCAGGTGGAATTTTTAACACTCATAGTAGGGTTGCAGATGGTAGAATGGAAACTATGGCTTCTTGTGCTTTTCTTGTAGATGAAAAGCCTGAAATAATTAGAAAAATTTTAGCTTCAAATACTATTGAAGAAGCCTGTGATTATATAGAAAACAAAGAAATTTATCATTTAATTGCAAATAGAGTTGCCTTTAAAATGCAAGAATATGCAAGAGCAGATATAGAAGTATCTGCTGCAATATTCTCATTTAAGGGAGAAACTATTGGAGAAAGTGATAACTATCAAAGAATGGTTGGTGAATGTGGTGCAATTAAATAA
- the cbiE gene encoding precorrin-6y C5,15-methyltransferase (decarboxylating) subunit CbiE codes for MITIKEWLVNVVQLNKINVVGLGPGNIKYLSTAGIDCIKQAEIIIGSTRQLSDLKTIISEKQEIYILGKLNELITYLKENVERKITIIVSGDTGYYSLVPYLSKNLSKDILNIIPNISSYQYLFSKLGENWQNFRLASVHGREFDYIKNINDEDIEGLVLLTDDVQNPYEITKKLYDNGIRNLIIIVGENLSYDNEKITILEIENYKKLNRKFDMNVLILKKGKNYGKE; via the coding sequence GTGATAACTATCAAAGAATGGTTGGTGAATGTGGTGCAATTAAATAAAATAAATGTAGTAGGTTTAGGACCTGGGAATATAAAATATCTTTCTACTGCTGGAATTGATTGTATAAAACAGGCAGAAATTATAATTGGAAGTACAAGACAACTTTCAGATTTAAAAACTATTATTTCAGAAAAACAAGAAATATATATTTTAGGGAAATTAAATGAGCTTATAACTTATTTAAAAGAAAATGTAGAAAGAAAAATAACAATTATAGTTTCAGGGGATACAGGATATTATAGTTTAGTTCCTTACTTATCAAAAAATTTGTCTAAGGATATTTTAAATATTATTCCTAATATTTCATCTTATCAATATTTATTTTCAAAATTAGGAGAAAATTGGCAAAATTTTAGATTGGCAAGTGTACATGGAAGAGAATTTGACTATATTAAAAATATAAATGATGAAGATATTGAAGGTTTAGTTTTACTTACAGATGATGTTCAAAATCCTTATGAAATAACAAAAAAATTATATGATAATGGAATCAGAAATTTAATTATTATAGTTGGAGAGAATTTATCCTATGATAATGAAAAAATAACTATATTAGAAATAGAAAATTATAAAAAATTAAATAGAAAATTTGATATGAATGTTTTAATTTTAAAGAAAGGGAAAAACTATGGAAAAGAATAA
- a CDS encoding NAD(P)-dependent oxidoreductase, whose translation MEKNKVKILFLDRNAVGPYELKGIFSKYGEYTELNLTNNDDIASYLKDYDVVILNRIRLGKKEFEKAPHLKLVLLTGTGYNHIDLVAAKEYGVTIANVANYSTNSVSQLTMTLLLNELTRAERLSQEVKQNKWEEISNKMDRYYHVDTEGKVLGILGHGNIGKRVEQYAKSFGMEVMIAKIPGREYTDNLENRFDLDEVLEKCDIFSIHAPLTDLTKGLINLDRMKKMKKSAIILNLGRGPIINEEDLYYALKNNIIASAATDVMTTEPPQNDCKLLGLDNFTVTPHLAWKSLKSVERLFAAIENNLNLFLENKLIGLESK comes from the coding sequence ATGGAAAAGAATAAAGTAAAAATTTTATTTTTAGACAGGAATGCAGTGGGACCTTATGAATTAAAAGGGATATTTTCAAAGTATGGAGAATATACAGAGCTTAATCTTACAAATAATGATGATATAGCAAGTTATTTAAAAGATTATGATGTTGTAATTTTAAATAGAATTAGATTAGGTAAAAAAGAATTTGAAAAAGCCCCTCATTTAAAATTAGTTTTATTAACTGGAACTGGGTATAATCATATAGATTTAGTTGCAGCAAAGGAATATGGAGTAACTATTGCTAATGTGGCAAACTATTCTACTAATTCAGTATCTCAACTTACAATGACACTTTTGTTAAATGAATTAACAAGAGCAGAAAGATTAAGTCAAGAAGTAAAACAAAATAAGTGGGAAGAAATTTCTAACAAAATGGATAGATACTATCATGTAGATACAGAAGGTAAAGTTTTAGGAATTTTAGGACATGGCAATATAGGGAAAAGAGTAGAGCAGTATGCTAAAAGTTTTGGTATGGAAGTTATGATAGCTAAAATTCCTGGAAGAGAATATACAGATAACTTAGAAAACAGATTTGACTTAGATGAAGTTCTAGAAAAATGTGATATATTTTCTATTCATGCACCATTAACTGATTTAACAAAAGGTTTAATAAATTTAGATAGAATGAAAAAAATGAAAAAGTCTGCAATAATTTTAAATTTAGGAAGAGGTCCTATAATAAATGAAGAAGATTTATATTATGCTTTAAAGAATAATATAATTGCCTCAGCAGCAACTGATGTAATGACAACAGAACCTCCTCAAAATGATTGTAAATTACTTGGATTAGATAATTTTACAGTAACTCCACATTTAGCTTGGAAATCCTTAAAAAGTGTGGAAAGACTTTTTGCAGCAATTGAAAATAATCTAAATTTATTTTTAGAAAACAAATTGATAGGTCTAGAAAGTAAATAA
- the cbiT gene encoding precorrin-6Y C5,15-methyltransferase (decarboxylating) subunit CbiT, with the protein MHIYDKDFTQTELPMTKQEIRAISIAKLMLKPNSILIDVGAGTGTIGIEAATYMPQGKVYAIEKEEKGLDTIKLNAEKFKLDNFELIHGKAPDVISDIPYDRMFIGGSTGGIEEIINHFLTYAKDEAILVINCITLETQSKSLEILKEKGFKDIEIVTVTVGRAKRVGPYTMMFGENPICIIKVIKRNK; encoded by the coding sequence ATGCACATATATGATAAAGATTTTACTCAAACAGAATTGCCAATGACAAAACAAGAAATAAGAGCAATTTCTATTGCTAAACTTATGTTAAAACCAAATTCAATTTTAATTGATGTTGGAGCAGGTACAGGAACAATAGGAATAGAAGCAGCAACTTATATGCCACAAGGAAAAGTCTATGCAATAGAAAAGGAAGAAAAAGGTTTAGATACTATAAAATTAAATGCAGAAAAATTTAAGCTTGATAACTTTGAATTAATTCATGGTAAAGCACCTGATGTTATTTCAGATATTCCTTACGATAGAATGTTTATTGGTGGTTCAACTGGTGGAATAGAAGAAATTATAAATCATTTTTTAACTTATGCAAAAGATGAAGCCATACTCGTTATTAATTGTATTACTCTTGAAACTCAATCTAAATCTTTGGAAATTTTAAAGGAGAAAGGTTTTAAAGATATTGAAATTGTAACAGTTACTGTTGGTAGAGCAAAAAGGGTTGGACCTTATACTATGATGTTTGGAGAAAATCCTATTTGTATAATTAAAGTCATAAAAAGAAATAAGTAA
- a CDS encoding GIY-YIG nuclease family protein, producing the protein MIKFTDFIKEFTEGKQSKIKFKFHMSTKFLDLNKSPYDCLIEDAEDWQNLNNYRNEKGKSSRLDGYDYLVSFAQYNIYGRNFFVFGGVYKVEIAKPEHYEIGGYNIFLLDNKDSIGEFLNKYRKRLIVKLDENLGINFELTYEAIEKKNIEVFEVFSNIASGKFNGYQNVSITHKELREIVSNNELSWKLALSYIKAVYVITDTKTGKLYIGSASGNSQGLWQRWECYADFKDLTGGNKEFEVLVEKNGKNYILNNFKYSIVEIFDTKTNQEYILERENYWKNVFETKKFGMNWN; encoded by the coding sequence ATGATTAAATTTACTGATTTTATTAAAGAATTTACAGAAGGAAAACAAAGTAAGATAAAATTTAAGTTTCATATGAGTACTAAATTTTTAGATTTAAATAAGTCACCATATGATTGTTTAATAGAAGATGCTGAAGATTGGCAGAATTTGAATAATTATAGAAATGAAAAGGGAAAATCTAGTAGACTTGATGGATATGATTATTTGGTAAGTTTTGCCCAATACAATATTTATGGAAGAAATTTTTTCGTCTTTGGCGGGGTATACAAAGTAGAAATAGCAAAACCCGAACATTATGAGATAGGAGGATATAATATTTTTCTTTTAGATAATAAAGATTCCATAGGTGAATTTCTTAATAAATATAGAAAAAGACTAATAGTAAAGTTAGATGAAAATTTAGGGATAAATTTTGAATTAACATATGAAGCAATTGAAAAGAAAAATATTGAAGTTTTTGAAGTTTTTTCAAATATTGCTTCTGGAAAATTCAATGGTTATCAAAATGTAAGTATAACTCATAAAGAACTTAGAGAAATTGTTAGTAATAATGAACTTAGTTGGAAATTAGCACTTTCATATATAAAAGCAGTATATGTTATTACAGATACAAAAACTGGCAAATTATATATTGGTTCTGCTTCTGGAAACAGTCAAGGTCTATGGCAAAGATGGGAATGTTATGCTGATTTTAAAGATTTAACAGGTGGGAATAAAGAATTTGAAGTACTTGTAGAAAAAAATGGGAAGAATTATATTTTAAATAATTTTAAATACTCTATAGTTGAAATTTTTGATACTAAGACAAATCAAGAGTATATACTAGAAAGAGAAAATTATTGGAAAAATGTTTTTGAAACTAAAAAATTTGGAATGAATTGGAATTAA
- a CDS encoding FRG domain-containing protein, translated as MNKIYVDKVYYSEKENVDNAEYNKVSYTIRDIRSVSDYLRAVETILSNYYICGDFSPIKRFENLFYLRENKLKSIILEGVFFRGQSEEFEFIIPSIFRDTKHIENEHELIKEAEISYPLEIQKMKYQFDKLALMQHYGLPTRILDITTNALVALYFAVSENKDKDGVVYLFNKKTNKKEVLTSKSIPVITKTVLANLTYKEKLLLDLTFRKIENKEILLSSFRKVNYRILPIIEKIYDTIKMDIGFVPTNIKISDFYGLNFVTPLEVDERIIRQNAMFMIFGLDGIYNSHKEGLKQLKVNNELIKKREILESYYKKKTKEEYDNEIYNLTEEIKNLELKLWKNKEKVLKNKITKHIFETMLDYAPEYFLPKKEKEWIFYDKSNIDDETRKETHDGKAVILLKAKYKQRIKNELELIGITRKSIYPDIQNKSQYIREKYL; from the coding sequence ATGAATAAGATTTATGTAGATAAAGTATACTATTCAGAAAAAGAAAATGTAGATAATGCTGAATATAATAAAGTAAGTTACACAATAAGAGATATACGAAGTGTATCAGATTATTTGAGAGCAGTTGAAACTATATTAAGTAACTATTATATCTGTGGAGATTTTTCACCTATAAAAAGATTTGAAAATTTATTTTATTTAAGAGAAAATAAATTAAAATCCATTATATTAGAGGGAGTATTTTTTAGAGGACAATCTGAGGAATTTGAATTTATAATACCTAGTATTTTTAGAGATACCAAGCATATAGAAAATGAGCATGAATTAATAAAAGAAGCAGAAATATCATATCCATTAGAAATTCAAAAGATGAAATATCAATTTGATAAGTTAGCTTTGATGCAACATTATGGACTACCTACAAGGATTCTGGACATAACTACAAATGCTTTAGTAGCTTTATATTTTGCTGTATCTGAGAATAAAGATAAAGATGGTGTTGTTTATTTATTCAATAAAAAAACAAATAAAAAAGAAGTTCTAACTTCAAAAAGTATTCCTGTTATAACAAAAACAGTTTTAGCTAATTTAACATATAAAGAAAAATTATTATTAGATTTAACTTTTAGGAAAATTGAAAATAAAGAGATATTGCTATCTTCTTTTAGAAAAGTAAATTATAGAATATTACCCATAATAGAAAAAATTTATGATACTATAAAAATGGATATAGGATTTGTTCCTACTAATATAAAAATTTCAGATTTTTATGGTTTAAATTTTGTAACACCATTAGAAGTGGATGAAAGGATTATTCGACAAAATGCAATGTTCATGATTTTTGGATTAGATGGAATTTATAATTCTCACAAAGAAGGACTAAAGCAACTTAAGGTAAATAATGAATTAATAAAAAAAAGAGAAATTTTAGAATCTTATTATAAGAAAAAAACGAAAGAAGAGTACGACAATGAAATTTATAATCTCACTGAGGAAATAAAAAATCTAGAATTGAAATTATGGAAAAATAAAGAGAAAGTATTAAAAAATAAAATAACTAAACATATTTTTGAGACAATGCTAGATTATGCCCCAGAGTATTTTTTACCTAAAAAAGAAAAGGAGTGGATTTTTTATGATAAAAGTAATATAGATGATGAAACTAGAAAAGAAACTCATGATGGAAAAGCTGTCATATTGTTGAAAGCTAAATATAAACAACGAATAAAAAATGAATTGGAACTAATTGGGATAACTAGAAAATCAATATATCCTGATATACAAAACAAATCACAATATATAAGAGAAAAATATTTATAA
- the cobI gene encoding precorrin-2 C(20)-methyltransferase produces MTNKFYGIGVGVGDPEEITIKAINTLKKLDVVILPEAKKDEGSVAYEIAKEYMKEDVEKVFVEFPMLKSLEDRENARKENAKIVQKLLDEGKNVGFLTIGDTMTYSTYVYILEHLPEKYLVETIPGVSSFVDMASRFNFPLMIGDETLKVVSLNKKTNIEFELENNDNIVFMKVSRNFENLKQALIKTGNMDKIIMVSNCGKENQKVYYDIKNLTKDDIPYFTTLIVKKGGFKKWRKFNI; encoded by the coding sequence ATGACTAATAAATTTTATGGTATAGGTGTTGGAGTTGGAGATCCAGAGGAGATAACTATAAAAGCAATAAACACCTTAAAAAAATTAGATGTGGTAATATTACCAGAGGCCAAAAAAGATGAAGGTAGTGTTGCTTATGAAATTGCAAAAGAGTATATGAAAGAAGATGTGGAGAAAGTTTTTGTTGAATTTCCTATGTTAAAATCTCTTGAAGATAGAGAGAATGCAAGAAAAGAAAATGCTAAGATAGTTCAAAAACTTTTAGATGAAGGAAAAAATGTAGGTTTTTTAACTATTGGAGATACTATGACATATAGTACTTATGTGTATATTTTAGAACATCTTCCTGAAAAATATCTAGTTGAAACAATTCCAGGAGTTTCATCATTTGTTGATATGGCATCAAGATTTAATTTTCCACTTATGATAGGAGATGAAACTTTAAAAGTTGTATCGCTTAATAAGAAAACTAATATAGAATTTGAATTAGAAAATAATGATAATATAGTTTTTATGAAAGTTAGCAGAAACTTTGAAAACTTAAAACAAGCACTAATAAAAACAGGAAATATGGATAAAATTATTATGGTTTCAAATTGTGGAAAAGAAAATCAAAAAGTTTACTATGATATAAAAAATTTAACAAAAGATGATATTCCATATTTTACAACTCTAATTGTAAAAAAAGGTGGATTTAAAAAATGGAGAAAATTTAATATATAA
- the cobM gene encoding precorrin-4 C(11)-methyltransferase — MNKYKEKVYFIGAGPGDPELITIKGQRIVKEADVIIYAGSLVPKEVIDCHKEGAEIYNSASMSLDEVIDVTVKAIKNGKKVARVHTGDPAIYGAHREQMDMLDEYGIEYEVIPGVSSFLASAAALKKEFTLPNVSQTVICTRIEGRTPVPEKESLESLAKHRASMAIFLSVHMIDKVVKTLATSYPMTTPVAVVQRASWPDQKIVLGTLETIEQKVKEAGINKTAQILVGDFLGNEYEKSKLYDKYFTHEYRKGVKE; from the coding sequence ATGAATAAATATAAAGAAAAAGTTTACTTTATAGGAGCAGGACCTGGTGACCCAGAATTAATAACTATAAAAGGGCAAAGAATAGTTAAAGAAGCTGATGTTATTATTTATGCAGGTTCATTAGTTCCAAAAGAAGTTATAGATTGTCATAAAGAAGGAGCTGAGATTTATAATTCAGCTTCTATGTCACTAGATGAAGTCATAGATGTTACTGTAAAAGCAATAAAAAATGGTAAAAAAGTAGCAAGAGTTCATACAGGAGACCCTGCAATCTATGGAGCACATAGAGAACAAATGGATATGTTAGATGAATATGGAATAGAATATGAAGTTATTCCAGGAGTAAGTTCGTTTTTAGCTTCTGCTGCTGCCTTAAAAAAAGAATTTACTTTACCTAATGTTTCACAAACTGTGATTTGTACAAGAATAGAAGGAAGAACACCTGTTCCTGAAAAAGAAAGTTTAGAAAGTTTAGCAAAACATAGAGCCTCTATGGCAATATTTCTATCAGTTCATATGATAGATAAAGTTGTTAAAACATTAGCTACTTCTTATCCTATGACAACACCTGTAGCAGTTGTTCAAAGAGCAAGCTGGCCAGACCAAAAAATAGTTCTAGGAACTCTTGAAACTATTGAACAAAAAGTAAAAGAAGCTGGAATAAATAAGACTGCACAAATATTGGTTGGAGATTTTTTAGGTAATGAATATGAAAAATCAAAATTATATGATAAATATTTTACTCATGAATATAGAAAAGGTGTAAAAGAATAA
- a CDS encoding methyltransferase: MVDISKIDSVDVLKKSFENLKVAKEEIAKTLNKKVTAASWKALYENYIVAKSEITDINMIDSIEKLKNSFTNLKEAKEKISKILNRKVAASSWQVLYDKYVTEDLYFKDKVSKYIFYLVEIEGKLQLDFLGITYEYYSNKKVAEKWHKEMVKLIHPDRCKHPKATEAMQALEKLYKGMI; encoded by the coding sequence ATGGTAGATATTAGTAAAATTGATTCTGTTGATGTTTTGAAAAAAAGTTTTGAAAATTTAAAAGTGGCAAAAGAAGAGATAGCTAAAACTTTAAATAAGAAAGTTACAGCTGCTTCATGGAAAGCACTATATGAAAACTATATAGTTGCAAAATCAGAGATAACAGATATTAATATGATTGATTCCATTGAAAAATTAAAAAATAGTTTTACAAATCTAAAAGAAGCAAAAGAAAAAATTTCTAAGATTTTGAATAGAAAGGTTGCAGCTAGTTCGTGGCAAGTTTTATATGACAAATATGTTACTGAAGATTTATACTTTAAAGATAAAGTTTCAAAATACATATTCTATCTAGTAGAAATTGAAGGAAAACTACAACTTGATTTTTTAGGAATAACTTATGAATACTATAGTAATAAAAAAGTTGCAGAAAAATGGCATAAAGAAATGGTAAAACTTATTCATCCTGATAGATGTAAGCATCCTAAAGCAACTGAGGCTATGCAAGCACTAGAAAAATTATATAAAGGGATGATTTAA
- a CDS encoding tetratricopeptide repeat protein, which translates to MVNKIEESYNKYLNLFKQGKRDTEEYRKELENLIDLTKNNVEFKEYNFDSKFRLAKFYYEKHQYDLSKKYFLELINDKNIGDFKLEVIREFAYNLRILKKYDEAVFWYEKLSELSNSEYYDEIVLEGLAKCSTMLNNFEKERENYRILLSNCLDKDEFKNLAGKILNLKSQLLNTTDLKREEVINTELIYLNNDLDNAYYKLTDIKMKIAKSYFSEKKYEDCRKEVQTIFEFLEYSISDMQDYAITNANMLLGKTYFEEGDFEKAKEYFEPIANTPKEDKYMISDIHSARNFLAKMK; encoded by the coding sequence ATGGTTAATAAAATTGAAGAAAGCTACAATAAATATCTAAATCTTTTTAAACAAGGTAAAAGAGATACAGAAGAATATAGAAAAGAACTTGAAAATTTAATAGACTTAACAAAGAATAATGTTGAATTTAAAGAATATAATTTTGATTCCAAATTTAGATTAGCCAAATTTTATTATGAAAAACATCAATATGATCTATCTAAAAAATATTTTTTAGAGTTAATTAACGATAAAAATATAGGGGATTTTAAGTTAGAAGTAATCAGGGAATTTGCCTATAATCTAAGAATTTTGAAAAAATATGATGAAGCAGTTTTTTGGTATGAAAAATTGTCTGAGCTTTCAAATTCAGAATATTATGATGAGATCGTTTTAGAAGGTTTAGCAAAATGTTCTACAATGCTTAACAATTTTGAAAAAGAAAGAGAAAACTATCGTATCTTACTTTCAAATTGTTTAGATAAAGATGAGTTTAAAAACTTAGCTGGGAAAATTCTCAATTTAAAAAGTCAGTTGCTAAATACAACAGATTTAAAGCGAGAAGAAGTAATAAATACTGAACTTATATATTTAAATAATGACCTTGATAATGCATATTATAAACTAACAGATATTAAAATGAAAATAGCAAAAAGTTATTTTAGTGAAAAGAAATATGAAGATTGCAGAAAAGAAGTACAGACTATATTTGAATTTCTAGAGTATAGTATAAGTGATATGCAAGACTATGCTATTACAAACGCAAATATGCTTTTAGGAAAAACTTATTTTGAAGAAGGTGATTTTGAGAAAGCAAAAGAATATTTTGAACCTATTGCTAATACTCCAAAAGAAGATAAATATATGATTAGTGATATACATTCTGCTAGAAATTTTTTAGCAAAAATGAAATAA
- a CDS encoding putative DNA modification/repair radical SAM protein, which yields MSKSIEEKLRILSDAAKYDVSCSSSGSSRKNSNNGLGNAAINGICHSWSADGRCISLLKILMTNYCIYDCKYCINRKDNDIERAMLTPDEIVKLTINFYRRNYIEGLFLSSGIIKSADYTMELMIAVAKKLRLEEKFNGYIHMKVIPGASRQLINEIGLYVDRVSVNIEFAENSALKLLAPDKNPTDISTSMGLIRKNMLENIEDKKLFKSTPSFIPAGQTTQMIIGASGESDYSILTRSESLYKNFDLKRVYYSGYVPVNKSGILVSADQAVPMIREHRLYQADWLLRFYNFRADEILNEKDPFVDPFLDPKTNWAIKNSHFFPIEINKASYKELLRVPGIGITSAKRIVMTRKYSTIRYEHLKKLGVVIKRAKYFITVNGEFLGFKKENPELIRNALMEKGKMVAEQLKLFNV from the coding sequence ATGAGTAAATCTATAGAAGAAAAATTAAGAATATTAAGTGATGCTGCAAAATATGATGTTTCATGTTCTTCAAGTGGAAGCAGTAGAAAAAATTCAAATAATGGATTAGGAAATGCAGCTATAAATGGTATATGCCATTCATGGTCAGCAGATGGAAGATGTATTTCTTTACTTAAAATACTTATGACAAATTATTGTATATATGACTGTAAATACTGTATTAATCGTAAAGATAATGATATTGAAAGAGCAATGCTGACTCCTGATGAAATTGTAAAATTAACTATAAATTTTTATAGAAGAAATTACATTGAAGGACTTTTTCTAAGTTCAGGGATAATAAAAAGTGCAGACTATACAATGGAGCTAATGATTGCTGTAGCTAAAAAACTTAGACTTGAAGAAAAATTTAATGGTTATATTCATATGAAAGTAATACCAGGCGCAAGTAGACAACTCATTAATGAAATTGGCTTATATGTAGATAGAGTTTCAGTAAATATAGAATTTGCTGAAAATAGTGCTCTTAAACTTCTTGCACCGGATAAGAACCCCACTGATATTTCTACATCAATGGGACTTATACGTAAAAATATGCTTGAAAATATAGAAGATAAAAAGCTTTTTAAAAGTACTCCATCTTTTATTCCAGCTGGTCAGACAACTCAGATGATAATTGGTGCAAGTGGAGAAAGTGATTATTCTATACTAACTAGAAGTGAAAGTCTTTATAAAAATTTTGATTTAAAAAGAGTTTATTATTCTGGTTATGTACCTGTAAATAAATCTGGAATTCTTGTAAGTGCTGATCAAGCTGTACCTATGATAAGAGAACATAGACTTTATCAAGCAGATTGGTTACTAAGATTTTATAATTTTAGAGCTGATGAAATTCTTAATGAAAAAGATCCATTTGTTGACCCTTTTCTTGACCCAAAAACAAACTGGGCAATAAAAAACTCACACTTTTTTCCCATAGAGATAAATAAAGCTTCATATAAGGAACTTTTAAGAGTTCCAGGAATAGGAATAACTTCAGCAAAACGTATAGTTATGACTAGAAAATACAGTACAATAAGATATGAACATTTAAAAAAATTAGGTGTAGTAATAAAAAGAGCAAAATATTTCATTACTGTAAATGGAGAATTTTTAGGATTTAAAAAAGAAAATCCTGAATTGATAAGAAATGCTCTTATGGAAAAAGGAAAAATGGTGGCAGAGCAACTAAAACTTTTTAATGTTTAA